The following proteins come from a genomic window of Acanthopagrus latus isolate v.2019 chromosome 5, fAcaLat1.1, whole genome shotgun sequence:
- the LOC119018953 gene encoding uncharacterized protein LOC119018953 — MSEMGFSRSPHQCRLRVKTLKANYVRAKLQRSVDSSQPCTFKYFADMDAVLGRRSAAGEGGPYFVSQERMAERHLDSTDRRGSIPADLNSHTEISGHHFGSSGRTGRQRLSSLEEVGGRQSWQLDSEVKLEDLEDSTDEFEFSSTGFPQHPRDRRHDAYLESPIHREITGTLVDNSLSTPSPHVAPPPAGPSPPPLTQSAASPLPAPTDPSPNPLPTSGHHHHSESTCLEPALKHLSECFQRLVSETRGLMVQLESQRQEQAHWHQELLSQWLQREERRQREAAEREERREKARMEHEIRVLELLTSLAREQGCKCGGSKTAAEMPAGPNHTMNTGGN, encoded by the exons ATGAGCGAAATGGGTTTCTCTCGTAGTCCACACCAGTGCAGGTTGCGGGTCAAAACTCTGAAGGCTAACTACGTGAGAGCCAAACTACAGAGGAGCGTCGACAGCTCGCAGCCTTGCACTTTCAAATACTTTGCAGACATGGACGCTGTGCTGGGCCGGAGGTCAGCGGCTGGGGAAGGAGGGCCCTATTTTGTTTCTCAAGAGCGGATGGCAGAACGCCACCTTGACTCCACTGACAGGAGAGGAAGTATTCCTGCAGATTTAAATTCTCATACAGAGATCAGTGGGCACCATTTTGGTTCCTCTGGGAGGACAGGAAGACAACGCTTGAGCTCTCTGGAGGAGGTAGGAGGCCGTCAGTCCTGGCAGCTGGATTCTGAAGTCAAGTTGGAGGACTTAGAAGATTCAACGGATGAGTTTGAGTTCAGCAGTACAGGATTCCCACAGCATCCGAGAGACAGACGGCATGACGCTTACCTGGAATCACCCATCCATCGAGAAATTACGG GTACACTCGTGGATAACAGCTTGAGCACTCCTTCCCCACACGTAGCACCACCTCCGGCTggtccttctcctccccctctcacccAATCCGCTGCTTCTCCACTGCCCGCACCCACAGATCCAAGCCCCAACCCCCTGCCCACCTCtggccaccaccaccactctgAATCCACCTGCCTGGAGCCGGCACTTAAGCACCTGTCCGAGTGCTTCCAGCGGCTTGTGTCCGAGACCCGGGGCCTGATGGTGCAGCTGGAGAGCCAGCGGCAGGAGCAGGCCCACTGGCATCAGGAGCTCCTGTCCCAgtggctgcagagggaggagcGCCGGCAGAGGGAGGCGgctgaaagagaggagaggagggagaaagctCGCATGGAGCATGAGATCAGAGTCCTGGAGCTCCTTACCAGTCTAGCCCGAGAACAAGGGTGTAAATGTGGAGGCAGTAAGACAGCGGCAGAGATGCCAGCTGGTCCAAATCATACCATGAACACAGGTGGCAATTAG